The nucleotide sequence TCCACCGGGGGTATTACTGGGTATATTATGACCCTGTCGGGAAACAGGTGCTGTTCGACTATCGTCCCGGGCGCGGGAGCGAAGGGCCATCAGATATACTGAAGGGTTTTCAGGGATACCTGCAATGTGACGGGTATAACGTATATGATATGTTTGCCAACATCAAGGGCATAACATTGTTCCATTGTATGGCACATGCCAGAAGGATGTTTGAGAAAGCATTGGACAATGACAAAGAAAATGCAGAACATGCCTTGAAAGAATTTCAGAAGTTATATGATATTGAGCGTAAAGCAAGGGAGGCCGGGATGTCTTTTGAAGAAAGAAAGGAATCAAGGCTTGATGCAAAAACAACATTGGACGACCTGGAAGAATGGATGAAAAACCTGTACCCTAATATTGCCCCTAGGAGTCCTATTGGAAAGGCGCTCGAATACTCCTTGAGCAGATGGGAAAGGCTCTCCATATATCTTGAGGATGGCAAGCTGGAGATAGATAACAATCTGGTGGAAAACTCAATAAGGCCAGTAGCCATAGGAAGGAAAAATTATCTGTTTGCCGGTTCACATGATGCTGCCCAGAGAGCCGCCCAAATATACTCGCTTGTGGCAAGCTGCAAAATCAACGGTGTAAACCCATTGGAATGGATGAAAGATGTTCTGGAAAGAATAGACAATCACCCGGTAAACAGGCTGGAAGAACTGCTACCCGGGAAGTGGGTAAAATTATAAAATCAACATGCACTTGCCCGAAGGCTTACGGTATAACCATGCCTCATTTGTCCGGATATAAGTTATGTCTGATACTTGCTGATGCCAAACTTGGTTGTCAGTTATTTCTAAATAATTGCCAGTCATGCCATAGTTTAGGTAGTGATTCTGGATATATAAGTTTAGAGGATACTCCAAAAGAAGCTATAGTTTTAATTATTCCGAACATTAATGATTCTAATTACCACAAGCCTACCTATTTTGACTTAACAGATTGTGAAAAAGCTCACATAACAGAATATATTCTTTCTTATTATAATGAACCTTTTGATGAACCTATTGTAGAGGTTGAGAAAAGTTGTTCTCAATTAGGCTTCTTCCCCGAAAGTCCGAGCAAGTGATATAACCGCTGTATCCCCCCCCTCTGGTCTAAGATTAGCGATAGCGTATCTTAGACCCAAAATATTGCAAGCTTGTAGCTTGCGTAATGTGAGTTGGGGAAAAAAGAAAATGAGAAACTGATGCTAAATCCATGGTTTGAATCAGTTGTGCAGACTTTAAATTTTTTACTTACAACACTCCTGATTCCGTGGTCTTTCATGATCCTGGCAACCCTTGGCCTGGATACTGCAAAACCCTTTTTTCTAAGATCTAATGTAATTCTAGGACTTCCATAGGTACCATTGCTTAACTCATGCACTGTTTTGATTTCCTTTAGCAATATCGCTCTTTGTTGAGCCAGTTTGAGTTGTTTCTCCTTCTTCCACTCATAAAAGCTGTTCCTGGCAACATTAAATGTCCTACACATCTTTTCAACAGCATACTCTTTTCTATGATCCATTATGAATTGGTATATTTGCTGTCTCCCCTGGAAAAGATGCTTACCGCCTTTTTTAGGATTTCCCTTTCAAGCTCAGATTCCTTTAAGGCTTTCCTCAAGGCATGAATTTCTTTTTGTTCTTCTGAAAGGTTCTGTTTCCCATTTCCTGGAAAACTGGCAGCGCCATTCGTCTTCATTTCACGTGACCATCTCCTTACTAAATCAGGACCAATGCCTAATTCTTTCCCAACAGCGGTACTGGTCTTCCCGCTTAAATGCAGCTCTACAGCCATTGTTTTAAATTCGTGGTCATATGACCTTCTTTCTCTTTTACTCATCGTTCCAAATTTAAGAAAAAGAGCTTAACTTACTGTCCTATCAAATATATACATTCCAATCTTCCTGTTCTTTGGGGAGCCATTCAAAGGCTTCTTCCACTAGAGCTTTAAAAAAAGTTCGACTCAGTGCGTCGGGAATTAAGCTGGACCCATTACCGGTCACTTTTAAAGGTAGACTTAAGTTTATATGCTCACTGTAGCTTGCAGCTACAGCACCGTACTATCCAATAAAGCCGTATTGCCAAAGGTAGCTTGCAGCTACCAGAACGTACTGCCAAATAACCCGCTAATACACAATATTATTATAGCGTCTTGCAACAATACCACCCTATGAGGTAAACCACATATGAAAATAAATCGTTAACTTTACTGATGACCAAATGCGGCACTCGAACATGAAACCAGAAATTAAATACAAACTAATAGAAAAGCTTATCCAGACCGAGGACGATGCATTGTTGAGCCAGGTACAGGAAATATTGGAAGACAGCAGTTCCAAAAGCGAAGACCTGAAACAAGAACTCGACAAAAGAATGGAAAAATACCGTCGTGGGGAAAGTAGCCTATATACTTGGGAGGAAGTAAAAAAACATGTCAAAAAGAAATGAGTTACAGTCTATTTTTTACAGACGATGCCAGAGCTGATATCAAGGAAGGTTATGAGTGGTATGAAGGACAGGGAGAAGAGCTAGGCGACGAATTTTTAGAGAGCTTAAACGCTACTTTGAAGAAAGTCGAAGAGCATCTGGCTGGCGATCTGCGCTATTCTTTTTTGTCTGAATCGGGATTTTTAGGTATCAATTAACCAATTCCAACAGTACCGGATAATATTCTTGTTTCATGAGCTTTGCCTTAAGCCAAGTATAAAAAGCCATGGCCTGAATATCTTCCTGTTCCTTGGGGAGCCATTCAAAGGCTTCTTCCACTTTAGCATGAATATCTGTAGATAGTGGATTTTGTATATAGTTTTTTACCAAAGTTAGGAAAACAAACCCTCTTTTGTAAATAGGATTATCAGCCAAAGCTGCAAAACTTCGTTCTACAGAGCGTATCCTGTTTTCGCAGATGTCCAATTTGTTGAGCTCGTAGTAAAGAATTACCTCCATCAGGTTCTTTTTAAATACCCATTCAACCCCCATTTGCTTTTTATACCAGTTGTCGGAATGGTCAAAGTGGTAGAACAGGTTTAAGGTTTTTTTGTAATCCCCACGAATGAAGTGGTACATGCCAAGGTTTATAATGGTGTTGTTTGTTTCATTAGCCTGAAAACCATAATCCATCACCAGCATATCTGATAAAATTTGAATAGCTTCTTCCAGATGCCCAAGAAACATCTTGTTGGCAGCTTTCATCTGTATGACCCTGCCCCAGAAACGCTTTTTCAATGATTTTGGGCCGGCGAGCAGGGCTTGCTCCAGCATTATAAGGTGGTCAAGTGATTGGGGAAACTTCTTGTTTCTATACAATGTATGGGCCACCATGTAAAGCATTTCTATCTGATAGGAGCCATAGCTTTGGGGCGCTTCTTTTTTAAACAGGCTTTTGTAACTGGATGTCAAAAAGGGCTCAAAATTGTGAAAGGCTTTGGTCGCAATGGTGCCGGAACGAATTATTTGCAAGAGTTTCAGGAATAGCCTAGGTTGCTGGAGGGTTTCTTGGCTAATTTGGTATTTACTTAATATTTTATTGATGAGGTACTGAAACTTTACTTCTTTCCCTGATAGTCTGTAGCGCTCCAGCTCTCTCACAATAACACTTTTTACTATAGAAAAGCGCTCATCTACATTCAGTAATACCCGATTGCGCTCATAC is from Cytophagaceae bacterium ABcell3 and encodes:
- a CDS encoding IS3 family transposase, whose product is MDHRKEYAVEKMCRTFNVARNSFYEWKKEKQLKLAQQRAILLKEIKTVHELSNGTYGSPRITLDLRKKGFAVSRPRVARIMKDHGIRSVVSKKFKVCTTDSNHGFSISFSFSFFPNSHYASYKLAIFWV
- a CDS encoding IS66 family transposase, whose amino-acid sequence is MLAEGIDYKEKYEEAMSEIALLKFELKELKRLIYGTKSERFVPSSAPEQLNLGLGEEQATAPEKEEVVRFKRVKKETARKHPGRLPIPAHVPRVEEIVEPEEDTSGMKKIGEEVTEVLEYTTGKFHVRKIVRPKYAKPEGEGVAIGELPYRAIEKGIAGASLVAFLVVSKYVDHLPLYRQIQIFKREGLNFPSSTMSDWVKQGVNKLKILYELHKKRTLQAGYLMADETPIKVLDKDKKSKIHRGYYWVYYDPVGKQVLFDYRPGRGSEGPSDILKGFQGYLQCDGYNVYDMFANIKGITLFHCMAHARRMFEKALDNDKENAEHALKEFQKLYDIERKAREAGMSFEERKESRLDAKTTLDDLEEWMKNLYPNIAPRSPIGKALEYSLSRWERLSIYLEDGKLEIDNNLVENSIRPVAIGRKNYLFAGSHDAAQRAAQIYSLVASCKINGVNPLEWMKDVLERIDNHPVNRLEELLPGKWVKL
- a CDS encoding transposase, whose amino-acid sequence is MSKRERRSYDHEFKTMAVELHLSGKTSTAVGKELGIGPDLVRRWSREMKTNGAASFPGNGKQNLSEEQKEIHALRKALKESELEREILKKAVSIFSRGDSKYTNS
- a CDS encoding addiction module protein, whose amino-acid sequence is MKPEIKYKLIEKLIQTEDDALLSQVQEILEDSSSKSEDLKQELDKRMEKYRRGESSLYTWEEVKKHVKKK
- a CDS encoding cytochrome c, translating into MPHLSGYKLCLILADAKLGCQLFLNNCQSCHSLGSDSGYISLEDTPKEAIVLIIPNINDSNYHKPTYFDLTDCEKAHITEYILSYYNEPFDEPIVEVEKSCSQLGFFPESPSK